The Streptomyces sp. 135 sequence CGCCAGGTCTTCGACTTGTCCGCCACCTTTGACGCCACCGTCCGCCACTTGAACCACAGCGGAAGTTGCCGGAACGGCACGAAGGTCAGCGTGTCGTCGACGGCGGTCTCGGCGACGCCGCGGTGACCCACCGCGCGCAGCGCCGCGTACAGCTCCGGCGTCAGCCTGCCGTTGAGCCGGGCGGCGGTGCCCGCCGCGGTGAAGCCGAACCCCCGCTGACCGCGGTCCGCGAGACGCATCGCCCTGATGATGCGCGGTGAGGCCTCCTCCAGCGAGCAGTTGAAGGCCAGTCCGATGGCCGCCGTACCGAGACGGCTCTCACCGCGCTCGTACGCGGCGTCCCACTCCTCCGGATCGTCGAGGCCGAGCAGGCCCGCGCCGCTGTCCCAGTCCCACGCGGATGCCATGGCCGACCTTCCCGCCGCCTCTTTCGTACCTCAGCTCAGCGCGGCCCCCGCGATGCGCTCGGCCACCGGGTTCATGCCCTCGCCCTTCGCGTCGGTCGCGTTGACCGAGTACACGAGCGTACGGGAGCCGTCCTCCGTGGCGGCGATCATGTTCGTGTAGCCGTAGCGGGCGCCGGTCTTGAGCCACACCTTCTTGCCGTTGACCTTCATGTACTGGAGTCCCGCGCCGAACGTCGCCTCGGGCACGCCCGGTGCGAGGCGGGGCCGCGTGAGCATCTCCTTCAACTGCGCCGGCGGCAGGAGCTTCCCGCCGAACAGTGCCTGCGTGAAGGTCTCCAGATCGGCCGTGCTGGAGATCATGTCGCCCGCCGCGAAGCGGTCGAACTGGTTCCACTCGGTGACGTCGACCAGCCGGGTCGTTCCATCCGGCCGCTCCATCTTCTGGTAGCCGCGGTTGTGGGGGCCGCGGATGCGAGGGTCGGTACCGGGGAAGTACGTGTCGCGCATGCGGAGCGGCTCGAAGATCCGCTCGCGGGCCTGGTCGGCGTACGAGTCCCGGGTGACCCGCTCGATCAGCAGACCGAGGACGGTGTAGCCGATGTTGCGGTAGTGCTGCTCCTTGCCCGGGTCGTGCTGGGGGCCCTCGGCGATGGCGGAGGCGACGACGGTCCGCGGGTCCAACGTGTCGTAGCGGTGGGCGTATTCGTCGTCGAAGCCGTCGCCGGTCTTCAGGCCGCTGGTGTAGTCGAGGAGGCTGCGGACGGGGATGGGCAGGAACTTCTTCTCCTTGTCCGCCGGGCGCGGGAACAGGTCCGGCATGTAGTGCTGGAGCGGCTTGTCGAGGTCGAGCGTGCCCTCGGCGGCCAGTTGCAGCGCCACCGTCGCCGTCACGATCTTGGTCGTGGACCCGGCGCGGAAGCGGCCGTGCGGGTCGGCTCTGCGGTGTGTCACCAGGTCGTGTACGCCGGAACTGCCGCGCCACGTGCCGTGCTTGCCGCCCACGCGGACGAGGGCGGCGGTCGCGTCGTCATTGGGCAGGCCTTCGATCGCCTTGCGCAGGGCCTCTCCGTTCGGTCTGGTGGAGGGGTCCACCGTCGGGGCGGGTGTCGCGGAGGCGCTCGGGGTGTGCGTGTGGGCGAGGGCGAGCGCGGGGACGGCCGCGGCGCCGGTGAGGGCGAGGGCCAGGGCGGTGGCGAGGGCGGCGCGGAAGGGGGACTTCATGAGAACTCCAGGGGCTCCAGGAACTTTCAGGGACTTCAGGGACGGCCGTGCTCGTGCTGCGGTGTTCCCATCCTGGTGATCTCCGGGAGGTGGTGGATCGTCGATGCGGAGG is a genomic window containing:
- a CDS encoding serine hydrolase domain-containing protein, with the protein product MKSPFRAALATALALALTGAAAVPALALAHTHTPSASATPAPTVDPSTRPNGEALRKAIEGLPNDDATAALVRVGGKHGTWRGSSGVHDLVTHRRADPHGRFRAGSTTKIVTATVALQLAAEGTLDLDKPLQHYMPDLFPRPADKEKKFLPIPVRSLLDYTSGLKTGDGFDDEYAHRYDTLDPRTVVASAIAEGPQHDPGKEQHYRNIGYTVLGLLIERVTRDSYADQARERIFEPLRMRDTYFPGTDPRIRGPHNRGYQKMERPDGTTRLVDVTEWNQFDRFAAGDMISSTADLETFTQALFGGKLLPPAQLKEMLTRPRLAPGVPEATFGAGLQYMKVNGKKVWLKTGARYGYTNMIAATEDGSRTLVYSVNATDAKGEGMNPVAERIAGAALS